From a single Thermococcus sp. M36 genomic region:
- a CDS encoding sulfatase-like hydrolase/transferase, with translation MHEPYLVNDNLSVLSEHLKTGNLDQGFATKWRIRYDTQAKYLVHKLSSLLHVLESHDIFDNSLIVVTSDHGQLLGEHGRIGHGNFLYDELLRVPLLIKYPSFMDVHTSNCIDDEWKWISLNSLKSLTVNIAMNKKGV, from the coding sequence ATGCACGAACCGTATCTCGTGAACGACAATTTAAGTGTTCTATCAGAGCACCTAAAAACCGGTAACCTCGACCAAGGATTTGCAACTAAATGGCGGATTCGATATGATACTCAAGCCAAATATTTAGTTCACAAGTTATCATCTTTATTGCACGTTCTCGAGAGTCATGACATTTTTGACAACTCACTTATAGTGGTGACCAGTGACCACGGACAACTATTGGGGGAACATGGTAGGATTGGCCATGGTAATTTTCTGTATGATGAGTTGCTAAGGGTTCCTCTACTCATAAAATATCCTTCCTTTATGGATGTCCACACCTCCAACTGTATCGATGATGAATGGAAGTGGATAAGTTTAAATTCTTTAAAATCTCTCACAGTGAATATTGCTATGAACAAGAAGGGAGTA